From the genome of Oncorhynchus tshawytscha isolate Ot180627B linkage group LG31, Otsh_v2.0, whole genome shotgun sequence, one region includes:
- the LOC112233336 gene encoding tumor necrosis factor receptor superfamily member 11B isoform X2: MTLFFMLMLVSADASMALHARTFKNDDRYSGLSLVCDRCPPGTYLRAPCSAMRKSDCAECPNGAYTEFWNHISKCLRCSMCAENQVVKQACSPSKNCECECKEDYYFNKRYEACIKHKECPPGYGANNTGTPQQDTECVQCQAGFYSEVSSAKATCLAQSNCKVGGLRVVLKGQDWHDTLCASCHDLKTRDGAEYLHEILPTFFIQLHQTMGIKRMRRLAMRLPQEGDKKPLIGTVMKLNRRGLHDFMNSWDQGAGNDQVRKLPEMLRKIGAFNMGDKLGRKLAYIDQQSKLCEELVEVAQN, translated from the exons ATGACG CTCTTTTTTATGTTGATGCTAGTCAGTGCTGATGCCAGTATGGCACTACACGCCCGAACTTTCAAAAACGATGATCGTTACTCTGGTCTTTCGTTAGTGTGTGACCGCTGTCCACCTGGAACGTACCTCCGCGCGCCCTGCAGTGCAATGCGAAAGAGCGACTGTGCGGAATGTCCCAATGGGGCATACACTGAATTTTGGAACCACATCTCCAAGTGCCTGCGCTGCAGCATGTGCGCCGAGAACCAGGTTGTCAAGCAGGCGTGTTCTCCATCCAAAAACTGCGAGTGCGAGTGCAAGGAGGATTACTACTTCAACAAGAGATACGAAGCATGCATCAAACATAAAGAATGTCCCCCCGGGTATGGAGCGAATAATACAG GTACACCACAACAAGATACAGAATGTGTGCAGTGCCAGGCCGGATTCTATTCTGAAGTTTCCTCCGCAAAAGCGACCTGTCTAGCGCAATCAAACTGCAAAGTTGGTGGACTGCGCGTGGTTCTGAAAGGCCAGGACTGGCACGATACACTGTGCGCCTCATGCCATGACCTCAAAACTCGTG aTGGAGCTGAATATCTGCATGAAATCCTTCCTACGTTCTTCATTCAACTTCACCAGACGATGGGAATCAAAAGAATGCGTCGGTTAGCAATGAGGCTGCCACAAGAGGGAGACAAGAAACCGCTCATAGGAACGGTCATGAAGCTTAATAGAAGGGGTCTTCACGATTTTATGAACAGTTGGGACCAAGGTGCAGGGAACGATCAGGTTAGGAAACTTCCTGAGATGTTGAGGAAGATAGGGGCCTTCAACATGGGAGACAAACTAGGGCGTAAACTGGCATATATCGACCAGCAATCCAAACTCTGTGAAGAGTTAGTTGAAGTAGCCCAAAATTAG
- the LOC112233336 gene encoding tumor necrosis factor receptor superfamily member 11B isoform X1 → MNDNLSVLSLQLFFMLMLVSADASMALHARTFKNDDRYSGLSLVCDRCPPGTYLRAPCSAMRKSDCAECPNGAYTEFWNHISKCLRCSMCAENQVVKQACSPSKNCECECKEDYYFNKRYEACIKHKECPPGYGANNTGTPQQDTECVQCQAGFYSEVSSAKATCLAQSNCKVGGLRVVLKGQDWHDTLCASCHDLKTRDGAEYLHEILPTFFIQLHQTMGIKRMRRLAMRLPQEGDKKPLIGTVMKLNRRGLHDFMNSWDQGAGNDQVRKLPEMLRKIGAFNMGDKLGRKLAYIDQQSKLCEELVEVAQN, encoded by the exons ATGAATGACAACCTGTCTGTTCTATCTCTACAGCTCTTTTTTATGTTGATGCTAGTCAGTGCTGATGCCAGTATGGCACTACACGCCCGAACTTTCAAAAACGATGATCGTTACTCTGGTCTTTCGTTAGTGTGTGACCGCTGTCCACCTGGAACGTACCTCCGCGCGCCCTGCAGTGCAATGCGAAAGAGCGACTGTGCGGAATGTCCCAATGGGGCATACACTGAATTTTGGAACCACATCTCCAAGTGCCTGCGCTGCAGCATGTGCGCCGAGAACCAGGTTGTCAAGCAGGCGTGTTCTCCATCCAAAAACTGCGAGTGCGAGTGCAAGGAGGATTACTACTTCAACAAGAGATACGAAGCATGCATCAAACATAAAGAATGTCCCCCCGGGTATGGAGCGAATAATACAG GTACACCACAACAAGATACAGAATGTGTGCAGTGCCAGGCCGGATTCTATTCTGAAGTTTCCTCCGCAAAAGCGACCTGTCTAGCGCAATCAAACTGCAAAGTTGGTGGACTGCGCGTGGTTCTGAAAGGCCAGGACTGGCACGATACACTGTGCGCCTCATGCCATGACCTCAAAACTCGTG aTGGAGCTGAATATCTGCATGAAATCCTTCCTACGTTCTTCATTCAACTTCACCAGACGATGGGAATCAAAAGAATGCGTCGGTTAGCAATGAGGCTGCCACAAGAGGGAGACAAGAAACCGCTCATAGGAACGGTCATGAAGCTTAATAGAAGGGGTCTTCACGATTTTATGAACAGTTGGGACCAAGGTGCAGGGAACGATCAGGTTAGGAAACTTCCTGAGATGTTGAGGAAGATAGGGGCCTTCAACATGGGAGACAAACTAGGGCGTAAACTGGCATATATCGACCAGCAATCCAAACTCTGTGAAGAGTTAGTTGAAGTAGCCCAAAATTAG